The segment GCCGTTCACCACGGTGCTGACACCGGTCAGGGTGGCCGTGGCGATGCTGCCGACGCGGCTCTGCAGCTGGTCGATGGCACTGTTCGCCGCCGAGTTGACCTCGTCGTCGCCGATGTTCAGCGGCGGGCCGGAAGCCCAGTCACGCACGGTCTGGATGCCGTTGACCACGCCGTCGGCGAGTTGCGGAGACTCGGAGGCCACCGGTGCCACGATGCCGACCAGCGTGCCCGCCGCGATCACCAGGAACAGCACGGTCACGACTGAGGCGGCCAGGGCGGGCGGCCACTTGTGCCGGCGCAGGAACCGGACCGGCGGCCAGGTGAGAGTGGTCAGCAACAGGGCCACGACGAGCGGCCACATCACCGACCACATCTTCCCGAGCAGCCACAACGCGACCCAGGTCATGAGCAGGACCAGCAGGGTTTGCAGCGAGATGCTCGCCGACGTGCGCAGTGCGGATCGCGCCTTCTTGGCGCTCAGCGTGGGGCCCATGTGATCACCCTAAGGACCCCCGCCCAGCGCCGCTCTACAGGTCGAGGGCGAACCGCAGGAAGTCGCCGGCGCGCAACTGCCCGGCGGCCGGCGCGATCGGCGCTGCGCCTCAGGAGGTCAGCGCCGCGCCGGTCAGCTTGCCGGCGCCACTGCGGACGGTCGCCCAGGCGGTTGCCGCGAGGGCGAGCGCGGCCGTGCCCGCCGCGCACCACATGATCACCGGGAAGGTGTGCGGCGCCAGCCAGGCGACCACGACCAGCACCGCGGTGGACACCCACAGCGGTGCTGACGGCCACTTCGCGCCGGCTGCCACCTGCGCGTTGACCAGCACGAAGACCAGTGCGTAGAGGGCACCGGTCAGCGCGAAGACCGGCGCGTAGCGGCCCAGGTCCACATATCCGTCGCCGCCGGCGAACCGGAACGCCAGCCCGCCGGCCAGCGCGGACGCCGCCACCAGGAGCGTGCCGGAGCCGGCGACCAGCCCGACCGCGATGATCAGCGCGCGGCGGCTGCCCTGCGCGAGCCGCGGCAGCGCCAGCACGGTGACCACCTGCGGCGCCCACAGCGCGCCCTTGGTGAGCACGGTGCCGACCGCGTAGGCACCGGAGGCGGCAGCCGGCAGCAGGGCGCGGGCCAGGAGCAGGTCGGCGTACGAGACGACGAGCATCGCCAGCGTCGCCGAGCCGGCCGTGATCACGTGCCGGGCCGAGACGCCACGGTCGCCGGGCGGGGAACCGGGCACCCGGGCCACCGCGGTGAGCGCGACCGGGATCAGCAGGGACACCACCGTGGCGATCAGCACCGATCCGGTCAGCCCGGCGCCGAGCAGCAGACCGGCGACGAGTCCGCCGTACCGGCCGGCGGCCAGCACGGCCATGCCGAGGGCGAGCCGCAGGAACCGCTCGTCGCCCTGGAGCTGCCCCAGCCAGCGGCCGGCCACCACGATCGCGCCGGTGTAGACGGCCAGCAGCAGCATGAGCTGCGGCGGCAGGTCGAGCACCGGGCCGGCGATCGGCGTCAGCAGGGCCACCACGCCGGCGCAGACACCCGCGGTGATCCACCCGACGTGCCGGGCCGTCGAACCCGGGTGCCGGGCGCGCTGCACGGCCACGGCGATCTGCAGGCCGGTGCCGGGCACGCTGGCGATGGCCACGATCGCCAGCACGGTCGCGAGGGCGCCGAGGTCCGCGGCGTCCAGCCGGCGGGCGCCGAGCACCGGTACGACGTACCCGAGGCCGCTGGTGACCGCGGTGGCGACGGCCACCGCGGCTCCGGAGAGTCCGATCCGCCGCTTGTACTGGTCGCGGACCGTCTTGGCGGGGTCCTCCATGGCGGCGCCGGTTACAGCCGGCCCTCCTCGACCGCCTGCCTGATCCACGGGATCACCTCGTCGAGCATCGTGTCCAGCGAGGTCTCCGCGGTGAAGCCGAGCACCTCGCGCGCCTTGGTGACGTCCGGGACCCGCAGCGCCACGTCGTGCGCGAACGGCTCGTCGCTGACGTGCCGGAACGGGACGTCCGGACCCTTGATCTTGCGCCAGATCAGCTCGGCGAGCTCCAGCACGGTCGTCGACTCGGCGGTGGACAGGTTGAAGTCCTCGTTCGCCGCGGCCTCGTGCTCCATCGCCGTGGCGATGCCGCGGGCCAGGTCACCGCCGTACGTGTAGTGCCGCACCTGCTCCCCGCTGCCCAGCACGTGCAGCGGGTCCTGACCCTTCAGAACCTTCTGCACCAGGTCCGGGACGACGTGCGACATGGCCAGCTTCACGTTGCCGGAGAGCACCTCGGCCGAGCCGAGCGCCCGTCCCTCGCCGACGCCGACGCAGTTGAACGGCCGGACGATCGTGTAGGGCAGCTTGTACTGGTCCCAGGCGGCGCGGGCGTAGTACTCCACGGCCAGCTTCTGGAACCCGTACGACGATCGCGGCGGCGGAACCTCGTGCTGGTCGCCCTCCTTGCTGGGCCACCGGTCGGTCGACTCGAAGACCATCGACGACGACACGTACGTCATCTTCTTCAGCCGCCCGGAGCGGTGCGCCGCGATCGCCGCGTCGCAGGACGCCGCCATGATCCGCTCGTTGGTGGCGAGCAGGTCGTACGCGTACGCGTGGAAGTAGGAGATGCCACCGATCATCGCGGCGCCGGCGACGAAATGGTCGCAGTCGGCCAGCAACTCGGTGACCAGGTCGACGTCGCGGGCGTCGCCCTCCACGAACCGGTACCGCGGGTGGTTGTCGTAGCTGTGCGACACCGGGCCGTACTTCGAGAAGTTGTCCAGCCCGACGACCTCGTGACCGCGGCCGAGCAGCTCCTCCACCAGGTAGCCGCCGATGAACCCGGCCGAGCCGGTGACCAGCACCTTCGTCATGCCCGGGTGCCCTCCTTGTCGCGATCCGCCGGCGCCTGGTCCGGCCTGTGGGCCGCCCAGCGGGCGGCGAGCTGTTCGCCGGACAACGGCCGGCCGAACGCGAAAAAGTACCAGCGCAGGTAGGACGGCATGAACCGGCCCACGTCGAAGTGCGACTCACCGAGCTGACGGTCCAGCCAGATGGTCGGGATCTCGGCGACCATCCGGCGCATCCGGGTCGCTTTCGCGGTCAGCTCGATGCCGATCTCGAAGCCGGTGTTGGACTCGATGCCCACCTCGCGCACGAAATCAGTGTCGTACGCCTTGAAGCTGTTCGTGGCGTCCCGGGTGCCGACCCGGGCGAACCAGTGCAGGGTGCGCCCGGCCCACCGGGACGCCATCCGCTTGAACCGCGGCCCGCCGACCTGCTGCCCACCGGGCATGTAGCGCGACGCCGCCGCGACCACCACGCCCCGGTCGACCAGCCGGGCCAGGTCGTCGATCTGCCGCGGGTCGTCGCAGCCGTCGGCCATGGTCACGACCGCCACCGGCGCCTGGGCCGCGTCGATCCCGAACCGGATCGCGTTCGCCGGCCCCCGCCCGTACGTGTTGAGCACAGTGCGCACCCGCGGGTCGTGGCGCGCGATCTCCTGCGCGAACGGCACCGTGGTGTCCTCGGGCATGTCGTGCACGACGAGGATCTCCGCGGGCAGCATCACCTCACGCAGGATCCGCTCGAGGTGGCGGACCACGCCCTCGCCCTCGTTGTAGACCGGGATGACCACCGAGACCCGGGGCGTCACACCAGCACCCCCTGCCCGGTCAGGCCCCACATGTCGATCAGCGGCTTGTCGGTCTGCAGCCCGGCGTAATCCGGATGCGGCGACGCGATCACCAGCAGGTCGGCCCGTTTCAGCACGTCCTCCAGTGGCAGGAAGCGGTCGTCCGCCACGTACGGATCGGTGCAGAGGGTCTCGCGCGCCTTCAGCGTCAGGATCTTGCGCAGCTTGTAGGCCAGGCTGTCGCGCGGGTCGTCGCTGCCACCCTTGAACGCCATGCCCAGGATGCCGACGGTCAGATCGGACAGGTCGAACCGGTCCTCCAGGCGGGAGACCAGGTAGAGCGGCAGGCCCTCGTTGATCAGCATCGCGGAGTGGCCGAGCACGAAGTTGTTCCGGTTGAACGCCGCGAGCTGCAT is part of the Actinoplanes sp. NBC_00393 genome and harbors:
- a CDS encoding polysaccharide biosynthesis protein; amino-acid sequence: MEDPAKTVRDQYKRRIGLSGAAVAVATAVTSGLGYVVPVLGARRLDAADLGALATVLAIVAIASVPGTGLQIAVAVQRARHPGSTARHVGWITAGVCAGVVALLTPIAGPVLDLPPQLMLLLAVYTGAIVVAGRWLGQLQGDERFLRLALGMAVLAAGRYGGLVAGLLLGAGLTGSVLIATVVSLLIPVALTAVARVPGSPPGDRGVSARHVITAGSATLAMLVVSYADLLLARALLPAAASGAYAVGTVLTKGALWAPQVVTVLALPRLAQGSRRALIIAVGLVAGSGTLLVAASALAGGLAFRFAGGDGYVDLGRYAPVFALTGALYALVFVLVNAQVAAGAKWPSAPLWVSTAVLVVVAWLAPHTFPVIMWCAAGTAALALAATAWATVRSGAGKLTGAALTS
- a CDS encoding glycosyltransferase family 2 protein — its product is MTPRVSVVIPVYNEGEGVVRHLERILREVMLPAEILVVHDMPEDTTVPFAQEIARHDPRVRTVLNTYGRGPANAIRFGIDAAQAPVAVVTMADGCDDPRQIDDLARLVDRGVVVAAASRYMPGGQQVGGPRFKRMASRWAGRTLHWFARVGTRDATNSFKAYDTDFVREVGIESNTGFEIGIELTAKATRMRRMVAEIPTIWLDRQLGESHFDVGRFMPSYLRWYFFAFGRPLSGEQLAARWAAHRPDQAPADRDKEGTRA
- a CDS encoding NAD-dependent epimerase/dehydratase family protein produces the protein MTKVLVTGSAGFIGGYLVEELLGRGHEVVGLDNFSKYGPVSHSYDNHPRYRFVEGDARDVDLVTELLADCDHFVAGAAMIGGISYFHAYAYDLLATNERIMAASCDAAIAAHRSGRLKKMTYVSSSMVFESTDRWPSKEGDQHEVPPPRSSYGFQKLAVEYYARAAWDQYKLPYTIVRPFNCVGVGEGRALGSAEVLSGNVKLAMSHVVPDLVQKVLKGQDPLHVLGSGEQVRHYTYGGDLARGIATAMEHEAAANEDFNLSTAESTTVLELAELIWRKIKGPDVPFRHVSDEPFAHDVALRVPDVTKAREVLGFTAETSLDTMLDEVIPWIRQAVEEGRL